Below is a genomic region from Halobacterium sp. CBA1132.
CTGCTGGAACAGCCCGAACGGGTTGTCGTTCGTCGCGACGAGGCCGACCTCACCGGAGATGTACTGGGTGAGGTCTTCGAGGCCGTCGTCGACCTCTTCGAGCGCGCGAACGAGGAGCGTGTTCCGGCTCATGCGGAGCGCGGCGCTGCCGTGCAGGCCGCGGCGCATGTCCTGGAGCTGCTTGCTCGGGATGCCGGTGACACTCACGACGCCGACGCTGTCGTAGGTCTCCAGCAGGTCGACGAGCTCGTCGACTTCCTGGCGCTTCCACTCGGGGATAGTGTCAGTCGTGCGTTCTTCAGCGGACATCTAAGCCACCTCCACGGCGGGCCCCATCGTCGTCTTCACGTAGACGGCGTCGATGTTGAGCGGGCCCTTTTCGAGGTCCGCGTGCAGGCGGCGCAGAATGACGTCGATGTTGTCCGCGATGTTCTCGGCGGACATGTCCTCCGCGCCGACGCGCGTGTGGAACGTGCGCCGGTCGCGGCTGCGAAGCTGCACGGTGTTTTTCATTCGGTCGACTGTCTCGACGACGTCGTCGTCGGGCTGGAGCGGCGTCGGCATCTTGCCGCGCGGACCGAGCACTTGACCGAGCGCACCCGCGATGTCTTGCATCATGGATGCTTCGGCCACGAAGAAGTCCGTCGCGTCAGCGAGGTCCTTCGCGGCGTCGGTGTCGTCGGCGAGGTCGGCGACTTCGTCGCCACCGTAGACCTCGTCCGCGACTTCCTCGGCTCGAACTGCGGTCTCGCCTTCTGCGAAGACCACAATCTGTGTCTCCTGTCCGGTGCCCGACGGCAGTACGACGCCCTCGTCGACACGATTCGACGGGTCGTTGAGGTCGAGGTCGCGCAGGTTGATCGCGAGGTCCACCGTCTCACGGAAATTCCGCTCTGGGGCCTCCTCGAGTGCGCGAGCTACGGCCTCTTCAATATCGTTGTCTGCCATCTTTCACCTCCGTAGTGCATTGACCCTGTGAAGGTCGGATCTCCTACGGGTCAGTGAAACAGGCGAAGCCTGTCTCGCTTCGAGAGAGGGGCATCGCGCCCTTAAAACCGTCGAACCACCCCGAGTAGCCGCGTGAACTGTCCACACGGCCGTTTCGGGCGACCGAGAGCCAGCCAGCACCCCCCGGAGCGACACCGTAATGCGCCCGCGCCCCGAGACGAGACCCACGAATGGCGCCACCGAGCGAGGACACCGACAACGGGACAGCGCCCAACGACTGGGACAGCGACGCGTACGACGGCAGCCACTCGTTCGTCTTCGAGTACGGCGAGGGTGTCGTCGGCCTCCTCGACCCGCAGCCGAGCGACCGCGTCCTCGACCTCGGCTGCGGCACCGGCCACCTGACCGCGGCCATCGCGGACACAGGCGCGCGCGTCGTCGGCGTGGACCGCGCGGCGACGATGCTCGCGGACGCGCGAACGAACTACCCGAGCCTGGCGTTCGTCCGCGGGGACGCCCGCGAACTTCCATTCGCGGCGCCGTTCGACGCCGTGTTCTCGAACGCCGCGCTCCACTGGATTCCCGGCGACGACCACGGCGACGTGCTGGATTCAGTTTCCGGTGCGCTCCGCCCCGGCGGTCGGTTTGTCGCCGAACTCGGCGGCGCGGGCAACGTCTCGGCCATCGTGGACGCGGTCAGCCGAGAACTCGAATCTCGCGGGCGCGAGGTCGAGAACCCGTGGTACTTCCCGACCGTCGGCGAGTACGCCAGCCGACTGGAAGCCCGCGGCTTCGAAGTCAGGTACGCCGCGCACTTCGACCGGCCGACCGAGCTGGACGGCGGCGACGACGGCCTCGTCGAGTGGCTGGGGATGTTCGGGGACAGCCTGCTCGCGGATGTCCCCGAAGGAGAACACGACGACGTTCTCGCCGCCGTTGCCGATGACCTCCGAGATGAGTTGTACGAGGACGGTACGTGGACCGCTGACTACCGGCGGCTCCGCTTCGAGGCAGTCAGAACGGACGCGTAACGGGAATCGAGAGGAGAGTCGAACTGCGGCTTACGCCGCCGCTTCCTCAGCGCCAAGAACACCGCGGAGCGAAGCTCCGCGAGCCCTCGACGCGTCGATTTGCGGCTTACGCCGCTGCTTACGCTGCCGCTTCTTCCGCGCCGAGAACTTCGTCGTACTCGCCGGACGCGACGCGCTCGTTGAACGTCCGCGCGTCCTCGCCCTCGATGGTGACGCCCATGGAAGCGCAGGTGCCCGCGACTTCCTTCGCGGCGTTACGGGTGTCGTACGCCAGCAGGTCGGGCTTCTTCTGCTCGGCGATGGTCTTCAGCTGCTCGATGGAGAGGTCCGCGACGAACTCCTCGTTGGGCTCGCCGGAACCGGTCTCGAAGCCGGCCTCGTCCTTCACGAGGGCGGCCGTCGGCGGGACACCGACTTCGATGGTGAACGAGCCGTCCTCCTCGTACTCGATGGTGACCGGGACCTCCGTACCGTCGAAGGCGGCGGTCTGCTCGTTGATTTCCTGTACGACTGCCTGCACGTCGACGGGCGTCGGTCCGAGCTCGGGACCGAGCGGCGGGCCGGGGTCGGCCTGGCCGCCTGCCACGAGCACTTCGATAGTCTCAGCCATACCCGAACGAACCGTCGCCGCGGCTTTAATCCTTTCTTTCTCCGGAGCGCCAGTCGGTCGCCGAGCCGGCTACGGGAGGCTCACGCCCTGCCGAGCGAGGTACTCGCTGACGTTCTTGATGACGACGGGGCTGCCGATGATGCGCACCGTCTCCTCGCGTTCGAGAAAACTCACCGTGAACTCCTCGTCGATGTCCTCGCGGTACCCCTCCAGCGTCGAGGCGGGCAACACGATCTGCGTGCTGTCGCGCAGGTTGGAGGGGTCCGGCATCACCGGCATTCTCTTGAGACGAAGTATGAACGTGTCGAAAACAATCCCTGTCGGGCGGGAGGGAAAGCGCTTTTCGGCGGCAGTAGCCTACTGCAGAGTAATGGGTCTGGAGGAGGAAATCGAACAGCTCGAAGAAGAAATCTCGGAGACGCCGTACAACAAGTCCACGGAGGCGCACATCGGCCGCCTGAAGGCGAAGCTCGCCGAGAAGAAGGAGAA
It encodes:
- a CDS encoding trans-aconitate 2-methyltransferase, which produces MAPPSEDTDNGTAPNDWDSDAYDGSHSFVFEYGEGVVGLLDPQPSDRVLDLGCGTGHLTAAIADTGARVVGVDRAATMLADARTNYPSLAFVRGDARELPFAAPFDAVFSNAALHWIPGDDHGDVLDSVSGALRPGGRFVAELGGAGNVSAIVDAVSRELESRGREVENPWYFPTVGEYASRLEARGFEVRYAAHFDRPTELDGGDDGLVEWLGMFGDSLLADVPEGEHDDVLAAVADDLRDELYEDGTWTADYRRLRFEAVRTDA
- a CDS encoding 50S ribosomal protein L11, whose product is MAETIEVLVAGGQADPGPPLGPELGPTPVDVQAVVQEINEQTAAFDGTEVPVTIEYEEDGSFTIEVGVPPTAALVKDEAGFETGSGEPNEEFVADLSIEQLKTIAEQKKPDLLAYDTRNAAKEVAGTCASMGVTIEGEDARTFNERVASGEYDEVLGAEEAAA
- a CDS encoding 50S ribosomal protein L1, which encodes MADNDIEEAVARALEEAPERNFRETVDLAINLRDLDLNDPSNRVDEGVVLPSGTGQETQIVVFAEGETAVRAEEVADEVYGGDEVADLADDTDAAKDLADATDFFVAEASMMQDIAGALGQVLGPRGKMPTPLQPDDDVVETVDRMKNTVQLRSRDRRTFHTRVGAEDMSAENIADNIDVILRRLHADLEKGPLNIDAVYVKTTMGPAVEVA